The proteins below are encoded in one region of Streptomyces cyanogenus:
- a CDS encoding ADP-ribosylglycohydrolase family protein, whose amino-acid sequence MSVQQDPGKEYQRRVSRMQSRVRGLMLGLALGDTVGGARGEPPAAGPLRAGVSTQLACFTAEGVVRAMVRGQHKGICHPPGVVLHAYCRWAALQGIEEERMRRRWVPYPSDRPWPDGWLAGVPALAERRGSAPATVTALSRIEDPHSRIATPSRGCHALTRTLPVAVAGPHWSEQAGEFAALTHGDPAARSAAVQAAVLLQHALTAPRPDGPGDPAEHLARTALETGIAALPAGPAPGSDGEQERLHAAFRSALDRPAEPALLARLAPEASAPSALLGGLYTAASFPGRDRFRAALEFAAGAPDPGSVACVTGALLGAVHGAEALPVDLVSRHELGWVLDTLARDLLAQIEDSPGGSEYVPGWDPHWWDRYPGW is encoded by the coding sequence GTGAGCGTGCAGCAGGACCCCGGCAAGGAGTATCAGCGAAGGGTCTCGCGGATGCAGTCCCGGGTGCGCGGGCTGATGCTCGGGCTGGCCCTCGGCGACACGGTGGGCGGGGCGCGCGGCGAGCCGCCGGCCGCCGGACCGCTGCGGGCCGGGGTCAGCACCCAGCTGGCCTGCTTCACCGCCGAGGGGGTCGTCCGCGCGATGGTGCGCGGGCAGCACAAGGGCATCTGCCATCCGCCGGGCGTGGTCCTGCACGCCTACTGCCGGTGGGCGGCGCTGCAGGGCATCGAGGAGGAACGGATGCGCCGTCGCTGGGTCCCGTACCCGAGCGACCGGCCGTGGCCGGACGGCTGGCTCGCGGGCGTGCCCGCGCTGGCCGAGCGGCGCGGCAGCGCCCCGGCGACGGTGACCGCCCTGTCCCGGATCGAGGACCCGCACAGCCGGATCGCCACGCCGAGCCGGGGCTGCCACGCCCTCACCCGCACTCTCCCCGTGGCGGTCGCCGGACCCCACTGGAGCGAGCAGGCAGGCGAGTTCGCCGCGCTCACGCACGGCGACCCCGCCGCGCGGTCGGCCGCCGTGCAGGCGGCCGTGCTGCTCCAGCACGCTCTGACCGCACCCCGGCCGGACGGCCCCGGCGACCCCGCGGAGCACCTCGCGCGGACGGCCCTGGAGACGGGGATCGCCGCGCTGCCGGCCGGGCCGGCCCCGGGCTCGGACGGTGAACAGGAGCGCCTGCACGCGGCGTTCCGGTCCGCCCTCGACCGGCCCGCGGAACCGGCCCTGCTGGCCCGGCTCGCCCCGGAGGCGAGCGCGCCCTCGGCGCTGCTGGGCGGCCTCTACACGGCGGCCTCGTTCCCCGGCCGGGACCGGTTCCGGGCGGCGCTGGAGTTCGCGGCGGGCGCGCCGGACCCGGGCTCGGTGGCCTGTGTGACCGGGGCGCTGCTCGGCGCGGTGCACGGCGCCGAGGCACTCCCCGTGGACCTGGTGAGCCGGCACGAACTGGGCTGGGTGCTCGACACCCTGGCCCGGGATCTGCTGGCCCAGATCGAGGACTCACCCGGCGGCAGCGAGTACGTCCCTGGCTGGGACCCGCACTGGTGGGACCGTTACCCCGGCTGGTGA